Proteins from a single region of Bradyrhizobium diazoefficiens:
- a CDS encoding chromate transporter, with amino-acid sequence MREAIAICQSLPGPLAIEVGIYIAYLCCGFSGCMGLFFLKAGSLTFGSGLVIVLIAAPLLARHRGNPNVQGFPRGRLCGPRSEPRRVYPAWKNRDRRLADRADRDPALAILFRWKVSNALLIAATAVVGLIAHPILQPGWVMH; translated from the coding sequence ATGCGCGAGGCCATCGCCATCTGCCAGTCGCTGCCGGGACCGCTCGCGATCGAGGTCGGCATCTATATCGCATATCTGTGCTGCGGCTTCTCGGGGTGCATGGGCCTCTTCTTTCTCAAGGCCGGCTCGCTCACCTTCGGCAGCGGGCTTGTGATCGTCCTGATCGCGGCGCCCCTGCTCGCGCGCCATCGCGGCAATCCCAATGTGCAAGGTTTCCCTAGAGGGCGCCTATGCGGCCCGCGATCGGAACCTCGGCGCGTGTATCCTGCTTGGAAAAATCGCGATCGGCGACTGGCTGACCGCGCTGATCGGGATCCTGCGTTGGCAATTCTGTTTCGTTGGAAGGTGAGCAATGCTTTACTCATCGCGGCCACCGCCGTGGTCGGCTTGATCGCCCATCCGATCCTGCAGCCGGGCTGGGTCATGCACTGA
- a CDS encoding tetratricopeptide repeat protein, with protein sequence MVVRFPFVRTLCLALVLGTAGLAPALAQDDPAPPAKPQKKLPEPPAKLPKAERTKNLDFLFGALKAAPDEASAKHVEARIWAIWLQTPSDTAALLMARAKAAVDAQKIDVAIKLLDSVIKLRPDYIEAWNRRATLYYMQNDYARSLADIREVLTREPRHFGALAGLGMIMQDVGDEKRALEAYRKALAVNPHLEKIPERVKSLTEKVEGRDI encoded by the coding sequence ATGGTAGTGAGATTCCCTTTCGTCCGCACGCTGTGCCTGGCTCTCGTCCTCGGGACCGCTGGCCTCGCGCCTGCGCTGGCGCAGGATGATCCGGCGCCGCCGGCGAAGCCGCAGAAGAAGCTGCCGGAGCCGCCGGCCAAGCTGCCCAAGGCCGAGCGCACTAAGAATCTCGATTTCTTGTTCGGTGCGCTGAAGGCCGCCCCTGACGAAGCTAGCGCCAAGCATGTCGAGGCGCGGATCTGGGCGATCTGGCTGCAGACCCCGAGCGATACCGCCGCGCTGCTGATGGCCCGGGCCAAGGCGGCGGTCGATGCACAGAAGATCGATGTCGCGATCAAGCTTCTGGATTCCGTCATCAAGCTGCGGCCCGACTACATCGAGGCCTGGAATCGGCGCGCCACGCTCTATTACATGCAGAACGATTATGCCCGCTCGCTCGCCGACATCCGCGAGGTCTTGACCCGGGAGCCCCGTCATTTCGGCGCACTCGCCGGGCTCGGCATGATCATGCAGGACGTCGGTGACGAGAAGCGCGCGCTTGAAGCCTATCGCAAGGCGCTCGCCGTCAACCCGCACCTCGAGAAAATCCCCGAGCGGGTCAAGTCGCTGACCGAGAAGGTCGAAGGCCGCGACATCTAG
- a CDS encoding amidohydrolase family protein, which produces MPKLKLPNIDDVVAIDIHTHAEEPCGCHPDDGYDDFQAQMAEYFKSPNKHPPTVPETAAYYRSKNIAAVIFPVDAERETGFRRYNNYEMIEAASDHLDVLIPFVSIDPHKGKLGVREARKLIEEYGVRGFKFHPTMQGFYANDRMAYPLYEEINNGGAIALFHTGQTGVGSGMPGGMGMRLKYSNPMYMDDVAADFPDLKIILAHPSFPWQEEALSVATHKPNVYIDLSGWSPKYFPPILVRYINSILQDKMLFGSDWPVITPDRWLSDFAKIDIRDEIRPKVLKANARKLLGI; this is translated from the coding sequence ATGCCGAAGCTGAAGCTGCCCAACATCGACGATGTCGTCGCCATCGACATCCACACCCATGCCGAGGAGCCCTGCGGTTGTCATCCCGACGATGGCTATGACGATTTCCAGGCGCAGATGGCGGAGTACTTCAAGTCGCCCAACAAGCACCCACCGACCGTGCCGGAGACCGCGGCTTACTACCGCTCGAAAAACATCGCCGCGGTGATCTTCCCGGTCGACGCCGAGCGCGAGACCGGCTTCCGCCGCTACAACAATTACGAGATGATCGAGGCCGCCTCCGACCATCTCGACGTCCTCATCCCGTTCGTCTCGATCGACCCGCACAAGGGCAAGCTCGGCGTACGCGAGGCGCGCAAGCTGATCGAGGAATACGGCGTGCGCGGCTTCAAATTCCATCCGACCATGCAGGGCTTCTACGCCAATGACCGCATGGCCTACCCGCTCTACGAAGAGATCAACAATGGCGGGGCAATCGCGCTGTTCCACACCGGCCAGACCGGCGTCGGCTCGGGCATGCCCGGCGGCATGGGCATGCGGCTGAAATATTCCAACCCGATGTACATGGACGACGTCGCGGCCGACTTCCCCGACCTCAAGATCATTCTCGCTCACCCCTCCTTTCCCTGGCAGGAGGAGGCGCTGTCGGTCGCAACCCACAAGCCGAACGTCTATATCGACCTGTCGGGCTGGTCGCCGAAATATTTCCCGCCGATCCTGGTGCGCTATATCAACTCGATCCTGCAGGATAAGATGCTGTTCGGCTCGGACTGGCCGGTGATCACGCCGGACCGCTGGCTGTCGGACTTCGCCAAGATTGACATCCGCGACGAGATCCGGCCGAAGGTCTTGAAGGCCAACGCGCGGAAGCTGTTAGGGATCTAG
- a CDS encoding FAD-linked oxidase C-terminal domain-containing protein → MAIMMPASDQAVLARRAEIVAALRAIVPGEGVIDTPAEMRAYESDGLTAYRQPPMVVVLPDTTEQVSLILKYCAAHGIKVVPRGSGTSLSGGALPLEDGVLLGLGKFKRIREIDFDNRVVVTEPGVTNLAISQAVAHAGFYYAPDPSSQIACSIGGNVAENSGGVHCLKYGMTTNNVLGCEIVLMSGEILRIGGKSAENCGYDLMGVITGSEGLLGVITEITVRILQKPETARALMVGFAEVEAAGECVARIIGAGIIPGGMEMMDKPAIHAAEAFVHAGYPLDVEALLIIELDGPKIEVDELITRVETIANACGSTTCQISSSEAERNLFWAGRKAAFPAVGRISPDYLCMDGTIPRGALPKALARIRELSEKYQLGCANVFHAGDGNLHPLILYDANKPGEIERAEAFGADILRACVEFGGVLTGEHGVGIEKRDLMPDMFTEIDLNQQQRLKCAFDAQGLLNPGKVFPTLHRCAELGRMHVHAGKLAFSDIPRF, encoded by the coding sequence ATGGCCATCATGATGCCTGCGAGCGATCAGGCTGTGCTCGCGCGCCGTGCGGAGATCGTTGCTGCACTGCGGGCAATCGTGCCCGGCGAAGGCGTGATCGATACGCCTGCCGAGATGCGGGCCTATGAATCCGACGGGCTGACGGCCTATCGGCAGCCGCCGATGGTCGTGGTGCTGCCCGATACGACCGAACAGGTGTCGCTCATCCTGAAATATTGTGCCGCCCACGGCATCAAGGTGGTGCCGCGCGGCTCCGGCACGTCGCTGTCAGGCGGCGCCTTGCCGCTCGAGGACGGCGTGCTGCTGGGTCTCGGCAAGTTCAAGCGCATCCGCGAGATCGATTTCGACAACCGCGTCGTCGTCACCGAGCCTGGCGTTACCAATCTCGCGATCAGCCAGGCGGTCGCCCATGCCGGCTTCTACTACGCGCCCGATCCGTCGTCGCAGATCGCCTGCTCGATCGGCGGCAATGTCGCGGAAAATTCCGGCGGCGTGCATTGCCTGAAATACGGCATGACCACCAACAACGTGCTCGGCTGCGAGATCGTGCTGATGAGTGGCGAGATCCTGCGCATCGGCGGCAAGTCGGCGGAAAATTGCGGCTATGACCTTATGGGCGTCATTACCGGCTCCGAGGGCTTGCTCGGCGTTATCACCGAGATCACGGTGCGCATCCTGCAAAAGCCGGAAACCGCGCGCGCGCTGATGGTCGGCTTCGCAGAAGTCGAGGCCGCCGGCGAATGCGTGGCGCGCATCATCGGCGCCGGCATCATTCCCGGCGGCATGGAGATGATGGACAAGCCCGCGATCCACGCCGCGGAAGCCTTCGTCCATGCCGGCTATCCGCTCGATGTCGAGGCGCTGCTGATCATCGAACTCGACGGTCCCAAGATCGAGGTCGACGAGCTGATCACGCGCGTCGAGACCATCGCGAACGCTTGCGGCTCGACCACCTGCCAGATCTCGAGTTCGGAAGCCGAGCGCAATCTGTTCTGGGCGGGCCGCAAAGCCGCCTTTCCCGCGGTGGGACGCATCTCGCCCGACTATCTCTGCATGGACGGCACCATCCCGCGCGGCGCTCTGCCGAAGGCGCTCGCCCGCATCCGCGAGCTCTCGGAAAAATACCAGCTCGGCTGCGCCAACGTGTTCCACGCCGGCGACGGCAATCTGCATCCCCTCATCCTCTACGATGCCAACAAGCCGGGCGAGATCGAGCGCGCCGAAGCCTTCGGCGCCGACATCCTGCGCGCCTGCGTCGAGTTCGGCGGCGTGCTCACCGGCGAGCACGGCGTCGGCATCGAGAAGCGCGACCTGATGCCCGACATGTTCACCGAGATCGATCTCAACCAGCAGCAGCGGCTGAAATGCGCCTTCGACGCGCAAGGCCTGCTCAATCCCGGAAAGGTGTTTCCGACCCTGCATCGCTGCGCCGAGCTCGGCCGCATGCATGTGCATGCGGGCAAGCTGGCGTTTTCGGACATTCCGCGGTTCTAG
- the cycA gene encoding cytochrome c-550 CycA, with the protein MKKLIYGALMILTVTATATSAMAQDVAAGKTSFNKCLACHAIGEGAKNKVGPELNGLDGRHSGTAPGYNYSDANKNSGITWNEAQFKEYIKDPKAKIPGTKMAFAGIKNETEINNLWAYVSQFDKDGKIKK; encoded by the coding sequence ATGAAAAAACTGATCTATGGCGCGCTGATGATTCTCACCGTCACTGCCACGGCCACCAGCGCGATGGCGCAGGATGTCGCGGCCGGCAAGACGTCGTTCAATAAATGCCTGGCCTGCCACGCGATCGGCGAAGGCGCCAAGAATAAGGTCGGGCCGGAGCTCAACGGGCTGGACGGCCGTCATTCCGGCACCGCGCCGGGATACAATTACTCTGACGCGAACAAAAATTCCGGCATCACCTGGAATGAGGCGCAGTTCAAGGAATACATCAAGGACCCGAAGGCCAAGATCCCCGGCACCAAAATGGCGTTCGCCGGCATCAAGAACGAAACCGAGATCAACAATCTCTGGGCCTATGTGTCGCAGTTCGACAAGGACGGGAAGATCAAGAAGTAA
- the ykgO gene encoding type B 50S ribosomal protein L36, with protein MKVRNSLKSLRGRHRANRLVRRKGRVYVINKVQRRFKARQG; from the coding sequence ATGAAGGTCCGTAACTCCTTGAAGTCGCTGCGCGGTCGCCATCGCGCCAACCGCTTGGTCCGCCGCAAGGGCCGGGTCTATGTGATCAACAAGGTGCAGCGCCGTTTCAAGGCTCGCCAGGGCTGA
- a CDS encoding haloacid dehalogenase type II gives MSIKAVVFDAYGTLYDIQSVADITEDAFPGYGEIITQVWRIKQLEYTWLRSLMRRYQDFSAVTRDSLAYTLRVLGLAYENEAFERVIEKYLHLDLYPDATAALAALKPRKLAILSNGSPDMLNALVRNSGLDRLLDATISVDAKKIFKPSPEAYELIGEVLGTAPDEVLFVSSNPWDVAGAKAFGLNVAWIERVTPEAMALACVENELVAPLTMFKAIRTQTDELGFMPDHRVRSLSELPRIA, from the coding sequence TTGAGCATCAAAGCCGTCGTTTTCGATGCCTACGGGACGCTCTACGACATCCAGTCGGTGGCTGACATCACCGAGGATGCATTTCCGGGTTACGGCGAGATCATCACGCAGGTCTGGCGGATCAAGCAGCTTGAATACACCTGGTTGCGCTCGCTGATGCGTCGTTACCAGGATTTTTCTGCCGTGACGCGTGACTCGCTCGCCTATACGCTGCGCGTGCTCGGGCTTGCCTACGAGAATGAGGCGTTCGAGCGGGTGATCGAGAAATATCTGCACCTCGATCTCTATCCGGACGCCACGGCAGCGCTTGCGGCACTGAAGCCGCGCAAGCTCGCGATCCTCTCCAACGGCAGCCCGGACATGCTGAATGCGCTCGTGCGCAACAGCGGTCTCGACCGGCTGCTCGATGCCACCATCAGCGTCGATGCCAAGAAGATCTTCAAGCCGAGTCCCGAGGCCTATGAGCTGATCGGCGAGGTGCTCGGCACCGCGCCGGACGAGGTGCTGTTCGTCTCCTCCAATCCCTGGGACGTGGCGGGCGCGAAAGCGTTCGGACTGAACGTCGCCTGGATCGAACGGGTGACGCCGGAGGCGATGGCGCTGGCTTGCGTCGAGAACGAACTCGTAGCACCGCTGACGATGTTCAAGGCGATCCGCACCCAGACGGATGAGCTGGGCTTTATGCCGGATCATCGCGTCCGTTCGCTCTCAGAGCTGCCAAGGATCGCTTAA
- a CDS encoding YbaK/EbsC family protein gives MSLESVRAFFAEKAPDISVIESPISSATVPLAAEAYGVEPGRIAKTLSLRVGERVILIVASGTSRMDNKKVKAQFGGKPKMLGLEEVAEITGHEVGGVCPFGLKSPLPIYCDASLKAFDIVVPAAGSTHSAVRITPQRMAELTAAEWVDVCEVTS, from the coding sequence ATGAGCCTGGAATCCGTTCGCGCCTTCTTCGCCGAGAAAGCCCCCGACATATCAGTGATTGAATCCCCGATCAGCTCGGCCACGGTTCCGCTGGCCGCCGAAGCCTATGGCGTCGAGCCGGGGCGGATCGCCAAGACGCTGTCGTTGCGCGTCGGCGAGCGCGTGATCCTGATCGTCGCGAGCGGCACCTCGCGCATGGACAACAAGAAGGTCAAGGCGCAATTCGGCGGCAAGCCGAAGATGCTCGGGCTGGAAGAGGTCGCAGAGATCACAGGCCACGAGGTCGGTGGCGTCTGCCCGTTCGGGCTGAAATCGCCGCTGCCGATCTATTGCGACGCGTCGCTCAAAGCGTTCGATATCGTGGTGCCGGCCGCAGGTTCGACCCACAGCGCCGTGCGCATCACGCCGCAGCGGATGGCCGAGCTGACCGCGGCCGAATGGGTCGATGTCTGCGAAGTCACATCCTAG
- a CDS encoding alpha/beta hydrolase, which produces MIVMSVVTALVLLALVTQAGIVAVQRAFPPQGRMIEVDGATLHVVDIGPRAAGLPIVMLHGASSNLEVMRRPLGDLLAKDHRVILIDRPGHGWSTRARRQDSTPDIQARTIDEALAKLGIDRAIFVVHSWSGALGARLALDHPRRVAGLVMLAPVTHPWRGGVGRYNEVIATPVIGPLLAYTITLPLGYFVAESGARNVFLPQTMPDGFVKESATPLLLRPREFIANAYDLVTLKQAVAAQISRYGEIRMPVTIIAGEPDKTVKTDTHARPFAATVPNAKLIVLPNLGHMVQNAVPDLVKTEIETMIAQIVPAQASAD; this is translated from the coding sequence ATGATCGTGATGTCGGTCGTGACCGCGCTGGTGCTGCTCGCGCTGGTCACGCAGGCCGGTATTGTTGCCGTGCAACGTGCATTTCCGCCGCAGGGCCGGATGATCGAGGTTGATGGCGCGACGCTCCACGTCGTCGACATCGGCCCGCGCGCTGCGGGCCTGCCGATCGTGATGTTGCATGGCGCAAGCTCCAATCTCGAAGTGATGCGGCGCCCGCTCGGGGATCTGCTGGCAAAGGACCATCGCGTCATCCTGATCGACCGTCCCGGCCACGGCTGGAGCACGCGTGCGCGGCGACAGGATTCGACGCCGGACATCCAGGCGCGGACGATCGACGAGGCGCTGGCGAAGCTCGGGATCGATCGCGCGATCTTCGTCGTGCATTCCTGGAGCGGCGCACTCGGCGCGCGGCTGGCGCTCGATCATCCCCGCCGTGTCGCCGGCCTCGTCATGCTGGCACCCGTGACCCATCCCTGGCGCGGCGGCGTCGGCCGCTACAACGAGGTCATCGCAACGCCGGTGATCGGCCCGCTGCTTGCCTACACCATCACACTGCCGCTGGGGTATTTCGTTGCCGAGTCCGGCGCGCGCAACGTCTTCCTGCCGCAGACGATGCCGGATGGCTTCGTAAAAGAGTCTGCGACGCCGCTGCTGCTGCGTCCGCGCGAGTTCATCGCCAACGCCTATGATCTGGTGACGCTGAAGCAAGCGGTTGCCGCGCAAATTTCGCGCTACGGCGAGATCAGAATGCCGGTGACGATCATCGCCGGCGAGCCCGACAAGACGGTGAAGACCGACACCCACGCACGCCCATTTGCCGCGACAGTGCCGAACGCAAAGCTGATCGTGCTGCCCAATCTCGGCCACATGGTGCAGAACGCCGTGCCGGATCTCGTGAAGACAGAGATCGAGACGATGATCGCTCAAATCGTCCCGGCGCAGGCGTCCGCCGATTAG